A region of the Rubripirellula tenax genome:
TGGCCGGCACATCGCCCAACTCGCCCCATTCGCCGTGTTTGCAACCGCCGCATCGCACGTTCGACCGGTGCGCCCGACTTCATTGCACAAGCGATTTCGTCAATCACCCCGGCCAACTGCAGGTCGCTCAACTTGATCATGGAATGGACGCCTCTATCGCGACGGAACCCAAATAAGACATTCCATCTATATTAACGGCGTCGATTTTCGCTTGCAAGTCCTGGTGTCGGAATTTAGCGAAGCGTTAGCAATTGTGGGCCAATCTAAATCTTCGAAACAATTCCGCTTCGGCGGTGTTCCCACATCTTTGGAGCCGCCCGAGTTCCGTGCGTCCTAGAAAATCAAACGATGGCGAGTCGGGCGACGGCCTCTCGTCCAAAACGAAGCTCCGGCAGACCGCCGAAGAGATTTGCTGCGGCGTCCATGTTTTGACGTTCGGAAGAAAGAGAAATCGTGCCGAACGAAGGCGACAAAAACCCGAAGCACTGCCAAAGGCTAATGCAAAACCCCTCTGTCGAGGAAAACGTTTTCAACAAATCCCTGTTTTTGCGGCTAACTTGCTTTCCGTAAGAGCCAGAACCCGAAATGCCCGTTGAATACCGAAAAAAGATGGCGGACTACACAGCTGAAAGGAGCTCAACCCTTTGAGAGCACTTCGTCCGATCGCAAATCGGCACTTGCGAGCGCGGCCATGATGGGGCACCTTTGTTTGCAGCTAGGCGAAAGTCTGGTCTCCGAATCGAGACGTCTGGCCGCGTTCGCTCTCAATTCTTGATGATGGAACTTGCATCTGCCCATCACGTCTGGATCCGGCTTCATCTTTTCTAAAGCCGACAGAGTCTTTGACGCGCCGCTACAATATCAATGATCATTTACATCCCATCCGGTCGCAATGATCTGCAACCACATCCGCTGATCTGCGATTGATCTATGCTGATCGCAAACCTTGCATCATGACTACGTCCGGCGACAAAGACTCAATCAGACTCGCGCACTCTGACCGCTCGCTTGTACGACTGGTTCGCGATGGAGACGAGCGCGCAGCGAGTGAACTTTACGATCGCTACGCCCGGCGAGTCTTTGGCCTGATCGACGTTAAGATGGGCGCAAAGCTTCGCAACAATACGATGACCGAAGATATCGTCCAATCGGTCTTCAAGAGCATCTTTCGTGGTGTGCAAGCTGGCGACTACGACGCGCCGCCGGGCAAGACACTTTGGAACCTCCTTGCCGTGATCGCTGCAAGCAAACTCGCGGACAAAGGAAATCACCATTCGGCAGGCCGACGTGACATCAATCGTACCGTTCGACTTGTCGACCATTCCGAAGAATTGGAAACCGACGAGCGTTCGATCAATCTTCTGAGCATGACGCTGCAGGAGACACTGGAAAAGCTAAGCCCGATCAATCGCGAGATCCTAAAGCTACGGATCGAAGGTCACTCCGTCAGCGAAATCTCTGCGACCACAGGGCGGAGCCATCGAACCGTGGAACGGATGCTACAAAAGAGCCGGATCCAACTAGCAAACATTCTTCTCTCTGAAGACTAAGCCGTCTACGCAAGTCACGCACTTCTTCGAACTTTTGGCCGTCGCAGAAACGCTAGACGGCGCGACCAACACCACGGCAAGCCGCGCGCAAGAAGGCACCGGGTATCTTAAGCGACACAGCCGCTTACGAGAGTCATTCGTGCGATATTTCTGCGCAGTCACCGCAGACACCCCACACTCCTGTGCGGAAATGAATTCTCATTTTCCCTCAAGAAACTTGGCGGTGCAACGAACCCGAAGTCGCTATCCACCCTGACCGCATTCTCTTTTCGATCGAGAAAGCAATGACATTTGCAAAACCTCATCTTGCGCCGCACATGCAGGTCGACCCTACACGGATCGCCACACTTGATGACTCGACCGAACATATCATTGATCTCTTTGAAACCGCCTGGACCGAAGGCCGACGCTTAGACATTGCCGAACTCGTCGATCAACACGGCGTGCGTCATCACATCGATTTGCTAACCGAACTGATTCGAATCGACGTCGAACGACGAAATGCTGATGCCTTATCGTTCACGATTGACGAGTACGTCGAAGCCTTTCCTGGACTTCTTGATCACGCAACTGCTCTTTCAGATATCTGCTTTGAGGACTTTCGATCGCGACTTCGATTCGAACGAACATTTGATCTTGAACGCTGGAATACGATTCCACAAATTTCAAAGCAATCATGGTTTCGCACGCTGGCACATCATGATCCGAAAACACGCGGGACAACCGATCAGCACGGCGACGAAACGGGCCCCGATCCATTGCTCGAAATCGAGCTGGGCCGCATCGGCTTTCAGTTGGTCAAAAAAATCGGCAGTGGTGCTTTCAGCGAAGTCTTTCTGGCGACGCAAAACGAGTTGGCCGGTCGTTTTGTCGTTTTGAAACTGGTTGACCGAGTGTTTGCCGAACCACAAACACTCGCAGTTTTGCAGCACACAAATATCGTTCCGATCTATTCCTGCCATAAAGTCGCAAAACGAACCGCGATCTGTATGCCTTATGCAGGAAGCCTGACGTTGCTAGACCTGTTTGACGCGTCAGGACCATTCGGCGATCTGCGAAGCGGTCAATCGCTGGTGACGACGGTTCGCGCTCGGGTCGCAGAGACTCATGTCGGATCAATCGCTGGCACTTCGACGATTCCGTGCGACGAATCCAAATCGTCGATCGACCGCAGTCAATCCCCTGCCGCCGATGAACCCACCGTACTGAGTCCGCTGGATCGACTTTGCCTGCTCGATCAAAACGAATTGACGGGTTGGGTTTTTGAACGATTGACGGCTGCTCTGATGCACTCTCACGCGCGAGGCATCATGCACGGCGACATAAAACCCGCCAACATTTTGATTCGAAATGACGGTGAGCCAGCCCTGCTGGATTTCAATTTGGGACAAGACCTGCAGCGCGACAACTCCAACCGTGTGGGCGGAACGTTGCCGTACATGGCACCCGAAGTGATGGGCGGTTTGATGGGGCAAACGTTCACGGCTGGACCCGCGTCGGACATCTATGCCGTCGGCGTTGTGATGTACCAATTCGCGACGCAACGATTGCCGTTTCCGTCGCCATCATCCGTTGCGGCGGTGGACTTAGAACCCGCGATCGAAAGCAGGCGACACGCTGTCGAGTGGACGGAAAACGATTCCGTATCTCCGGGCATCCGTTCCATCATCGAAAGGTGCCTTGCCTTTGATCGAAGCGAGCGATATGCGGGCGTCGAAGAACTCCACTGCGATCTGGATTGCCAGACACGGTCATTGCCGTTGGAACATTGCCCCGAGCGATGGATCGATCGAGCGAGAAAGTGGCTTCGTCGCAATCCCCGTTCGACTTCGGCCGTCACCTTTGGAACTGCATTTCTTCTGCTGCTGATTCCGTTGACGTTCGCTGCCATCCAATCGCGTCGAAGTTCGCTCGAAGCCAAGACACTCCAGCGTTTCAGTGAGTTCGTCGACGCATCGACTCCCGTTCTGGCGTCCATGGTTGCGAACCCGGTCAAGCGAAGTGATTCCGAGATCGCAGATGCCATGAAACCTCTACGAGACTTTGGTTTCGTGCCCCCGTCGCAACTGAGTCCCGCTGACTGGAATCGCTTGCCGGCAAACCGAGTTGATGGCTTTCGCAATGCGCTGCTCCGCCATGTCGGTCAGGTCGCGATCTTTGAGTCGGATCGACTCGCAGCGGCAAAGAAATCGAAATCGCTGGTTGCATCCGAGTTTTCTCGCCTGGACCAATTGATCGAAGTCGCCCAGCGGTTGGTCGACGATGAACCGTCATCGTTCATTCACAATATTCAACGGCAACGGGCACGGTTGGCCGACGAAACCTTACCTGCGAATGAGTCTCGCACGATAGCATCCGAATCATCAAGCGAATCGGACACCGAGATCTATCTGGACGCGATTCGTTTGATGAAAAAGGAAAGATGGACCGAAGCCGGCCACAAACTTGACCGTCTTTCCGGCAAAGACTCGATCCCTCCGGAACTTCGATGGACGGGACTCGGTCGATCTCAGTATCACGCCCACCAATACGATCAGGCTGCTGCATCATTCACAAAGTCAATCGAACGAGCACCCGATTCATCGCGGCTAAGACTGCTGCGAGGACTCTGCTATTTGCATTTGTCGCGTGGTGATCGCGCGGAAGCAGAATTTGACGCTGCACTCGACCTGGACGCTACCAATTGGCAAGCAGAAACCAATCGCGGCCTGATTCGTTTGAGTCGTGATCGAATCGACGAAGCAATCGCAGACTTCACCAACGCAATGACGCATTCGCCCAATCGTGTCCACTTGCTGTTGCTTCGCAGCCGCGCATACCGCTTGCAAGGCGACTCGGTCGCGGCGGATCGAGATCTCGTGGCCGTCATGAACGAGAAAGACCTTACCGCGCCGTCTTTGCTGTCGCGTGCTCGGGCGATGGAAAGCACCAACCCGAGCGCCGCACTGGCAGACCTGAAGGCCGCGGAGGCTCTAGATCCGAATTCCGCGGATGTGCTGATCAGTATCGCTGAATTGCTGACCCGGAAACTGAATCGAGATGCGGATGCGATTCCGTATCTGGATCGGCTGATTCGGAACCAACCCGACAACGAGCGAGGTGTTTCCGACCGCGCCGTTTTGCTTGCTCGATTGGGGCGATTCAACGAAGCCGATCGCGACGTTCGCGAAGCGATCAAACCACCCAATTCCGCCCGCGCCCTTTATCAACTCGCCTGCGCGTCCGCGTTGATGCAAGAACGAACGTTCCACATTCGATCGCTCAGCTTTTTGGCGCAAGCCCTTCAAGCGGGCTACGACGCCGACCGACTGGACAGCGATCCCGATCTCGAAGCGATTCGCGAGATGCCTGGATTCCAAGCAATCGCTCGAACCTACCAACTCGGCAAGTTGGCCAAGCCAGCAAGGTCGAGTCCACGCAATCGGCCTGACGGCATCGATTCATCGAACATTTCAACGCTCGTCGCCGACTGACGCCCCACATACAAGCGTTTTCCTACCCCCCCCTTACCGCGAACTATTCGAACTATGCCCCGTCCGAAACGACTTCGCCGTCCCCACGCAGCCAATTTTGAGACACTCGAATCACGCACCTTGCTTGCTGCATTTGGAACGCCATGGCCAGAACCTCGTGACCTGACCATCAGCTTTCCCGCCGATGGCGTCGCAATCGGGAATCGCGTCAACGACTTAGCAGAAACGCTGGACCAAGCGGGCGACACCCAGCAATGGCAAGAGTTGATTCTCAGGGCATATCAGACTTGGGCGATTCACGCAGACATCAACATCGGACTTCGAAACGACTTCGATGTTGCGTTTGGTTCGCACGGCATGACCAATAACGATCCTCGATTTGGAGAGTTTCGGATCGGCGCGTTTCCTCAACAGGGTCTGCTTGCCAGCTCACTTCCGTTTCAATCGGTGGCTGGTACTTACTCCGGCGACTTGCTGCTCAATTCGAATCAGAACTTCAAGCTGCATGACTGGAATGACGACACCGGTCCTGATACGACGCAGTGGGATCCGTTGGATCGCGACCTGTTCAGCGTCCTTTTGCATGAATCGGGAAACACGTTGGGTGTCGATGACAACCTGACCGAATGGTCCGTGATGTTCGGGCAATACACGGTTCCCAAAGGACTGTTAAGCCCCGAAGACATAAGCGAGATTCAAAGTCTGTACGGACTGCGTAGCGATCCGTATGAAGCGCTCAGCAACGACGACGTTCAGATGGCCACGCTGTTGCCTCAGCCGATCAACTTTGCACCGGCTACCGACGTCGTACGCACCCGCGCCAGCATTGTGTCGGCAACCGATATCGATCACTACAAATTCGTACCAGCGACCGGACAAGACAGTGTCACGATCAAAGTCAAATCCGCTGGCATCAGCCTGCTTCGTTCCCGACTGGAAGTCATCGACGCCGCCGGCGAAGTCTTGCAAAGCAGCGCGGCGGCGTCCGTTTTCGACAACGACCACTCCATCACCCTGACCGGCATCAACGGGTCAGCGGAAATCATGGTTCGTGTCCTTGCCGACGACACTGACGACGTTTATTCGGTCGGCGACTATGTGCTGGAGCTTGACTATCGGTCGGCCGCCGATCAACAACTTGATCACGTTCCGGGCGACTATGCGTCCGGTGCCGACGCCTTGTTCACCGGATTCGATCTTGCGGATCCCGAAGACGTGCGCCAAACGATTGCTTCCGCAGACACGGTTTCTTCCACAATCGCATCGACGGATCGTTTCGAAGTCATCTCTTCGGTCGCATCGGCAGCCGACGCCGATGTTTGGAAAATTGTCGCGCCCGATAGTGCACGGCAGAGTCTGCAAGTCAGCGTTTCCGGTGTCGGCCAAGCGCACCCCGAGATAATGGTGCGCGTGATTGATTCGACGGGTCAACAAGTCGGTTCCTCGGCGAGACTGCGAAACGATGGGTCGTGGACTGTGGAAGTAACATCGCCAACCGTCGGAGCCGAGTACTTTGTCCGCATCAGTATCGACCCCAGTTCGGCCGTTCATGTCGGCAACTATGTCGCCGTCGCAGAGTTCATCACACCGTCCCAACAGATGAACGAACTCGTCTCGGGCGATGCTTCGTCCGAAATGGATGAGTTCTATCGCTGGACAGCAGGCAAATCCAAACTCTACCGATTTGATCTATCGGCCTCCGACGGATCGAGCACCGAAGGGATTCGCATGCGAATCTACGACGCCGAGACGAGCGAACTGCGTATGGTGATCGGCGTCCAAAATGACATAACCCGGTCGGGCCTCGCATGGCTCGATCAAGGTGACTATCTGATTCGCATTACCGCATTTGAAGCGAACGATGCTCCGGTCGACGCGATTCACTTCACGCTGACGTGCGACGGTCTTTCAGACGACCAAGACGACGATCCTTATGACCCGGATACCGATCCGTATTACGACGCGTACTACTACGAATACAATCCGGCGTACTACTACTATTACTATTCAACCTACGAGTACTACTACAACTGGGACGAGTACTACGAATACGACGGCGACCCCGATTATCAGTATTACTACACGGGCGAATACCCATAGTGATCCTGTTGTGTCCAACCACCGCGTCATCCGCTGGCTCTCTGTCATCAACGCCTCTCGAGTCCCTTCATGCTTGCGACTTCTGTTATTCATCCAGACCACCTGGATCGGCTATTCGTCCGCGCATGCGGTTTGATGGATCCGAGTCTGTCGGGAACTCCAGCCGACCGTCTTCGTGAAGCACGACGAAGATCTCGCGTCGATCACACTGATGCCGTAGCGAACGCGGTCGTTGCCGTTTGGGATTTGATCGAAAAACGGCCGAAGGAATCGCTCAACTACCTCCTGCGATTCTTGGGCGACGCGGATTGCATCGGAATCGTCCTTCAAGTCGCGGGCTATGCCTGCGTCCTTCAAGACGATTTGGATCAAGCAGCACTGCTTCTCAATCGTACCGTCAAGCTAGAACCACGCGCTGCCGAGTGCTGGACCGTACTAGGCCGAATTGCCAGTGCGAATCGTCAACCGGAGCTCGCGATGGAGCGCCATCAGCGAGCCATCGCCGTCAGCAATGCGACCTGTGCATCGGTGCTCGACCTGACGCATGTTTTTGTGCGTCACCGCCGCCTCGATGATGCGATTCACACGCTACGTGTTGCGTTGATGCGCGATCGCAACAATCCCCAAATCAATCGCACACTCGCGCGACTGTTGAGGCGTCGCAGCATCGTCCTTGGACGGAAGAATATGCGAGTCGCGAAGCAACGCATCGTTCGAGAACGCCTGCGTTGCCTGCAAACAGCCAATCGTGCCGCTCCGCGATCCGATAGCTACATCCGACAGGGAAGACTCGAAGGCCAACTCGAGCAATTCGACCGGGCGCGTCAATCGTACGGACATGCCGTTCGACTTGATCCTCAGTCGTCTTTTGCTCTAACGCATCTTGCCAATGCGAACGTCGACAGCGGGAACATTTCCCAAGCCATCGAACAATTCGAATCCGCAATCGACATGGATCCCCATCACGCGGCAACCCACTTTCGGTACACTCGAACTCGAAAGTTCAAAGCCGAACCGAAGACCAGCGACTACGTGACAATGTTAGAGTCTCGGCTGAAGGAACCAGAGCTTCCACTTCGCGACCGCGTCCATCTGGAATTTGCTCTCGGAAAAATCTTCGACGATCTCGGCGAGTACGATCGCGCGTGGAAGCATTTTGACACGGCAAACCGGTTAAAACCCGGACATCAGCGATCACTTGACTCGGCCGAGTCACCCAAACCACGACCGGCATCCGACCGCGCACCGCTAAAGCGTATTGCCGAGGCTTCGATCAGTTTCTTCACTCCCGAATTCTATCGAGCCAATGCGAATGTCGGCATTCGACGTGATTCGGTGAGACCGATCTTCGTCGTGGGGATGCCGAGATCGGGAACAACCCTGACTGAGCAAATTCTTACCAGCCATCCGGCGATCGCGGGCGCGGGTGAACTCAAGACGATCAACAATATTCGACGAACCATCGAAAACGAATCAAATGACGCGCGCGGCATCGCCCACGGCCCCGTTTCAAATTACCCCAAGTGTTTGTGGGATACTGACCAATATCGCATTCAACGGCATGCCAATGACTATCTCGACCAACTGAAGACATTTGGACCGAACGAAACCTTTGTCACCGACAAGATGCCGACCAATTTCATGCACCTCGGCTTGATCGCGTTGCTGTTCCCAAACGCAATCGTGATTCACTGTCAACGCGATCCGATGGACGTGTTGGTTTCTTGCTACTGTCAAAACCTGAATCCGCCCTTTTGCGATCTTGAATCGCTTTCTCTTTACTATCGACGCTATCGGCAAATGATGGCCCACTTCGAGGAAGCGCTGCCGATTCGAATCCATAACATCACTTACGAAGAGACCGTCGCCGATTGTGAACGCGTCGCTCGTGGAATGATCGATCATTGCGGGTTGCCGTGGGACCCTGCTTGCATTGATTTTCATGAAAACGAGCGTTCGGTCCACACGCCAAGCAAGTGGCAAGTTCGACAACCGATGTATGCGACTTCCGTTCAAAAGTGGCGTCGATTCGAACATCATCTGCAACCAATCTTAGATTCGCTGCATCAACCTCCACTCGACATCTAGTCATTTAGCGGGTCGTGTTTGATCCGATTGAGGTTGTA
Encoded here:
- a CDS encoding RNA polymerase sigma factor, with amino-acid sequence MTTSGDKDSIRLAHSDRSLVRLVRDGDERAASELYDRYARRVFGLIDVKMGAKLRNNTMTEDIVQSVFKSIFRGVQAGDYDAPPGKTLWNLLAVIAASKLADKGNHHSAGRRDINRTVRLVDHSEELETDERSINLLSMTLQETLEKLSPINREILKLRIEGHSVSEISATTGRSHRTVERMLQKSRIQLANILLSED
- a CDS encoding serine/threonine-protein kinase yields the protein MTFAKPHLAPHMQVDPTRIATLDDSTEHIIDLFETAWTEGRRLDIAELVDQHGVRHHIDLLTELIRIDVERRNADALSFTIDEYVEAFPGLLDHATALSDICFEDFRSRLRFERTFDLERWNTIPQISKQSWFRTLAHHDPKTRGTTDQHGDETGPDPLLEIELGRIGFQLVKKIGSGAFSEVFLATQNELAGRFVVLKLVDRVFAEPQTLAVLQHTNIVPIYSCHKVAKRTAICMPYAGSLTLLDLFDASGPFGDLRSGQSLVTTVRARVAETHVGSIAGTSTIPCDESKSSIDRSQSPAADEPTVLSPLDRLCLLDQNELTGWVFERLTAALMHSHARGIMHGDIKPANILIRNDGEPALLDFNLGQDLQRDNSNRVGGTLPYMAPEVMGGLMGQTFTAGPASDIYAVGVVMYQFATQRLPFPSPSSVAAVDLEPAIESRRHAVEWTENDSVSPGIRSIIERCLAFDRSERYAGVEELHCDLDCQTRSLPLEHCPERWIDRARKWLRRNPRSTSAVTFGTAFLLLLIPLTFAAIQSRRSSLEAKTLQRFSEFVDASTPVLASMVANPVKRSDSEIADAMKPLRDFGFVPPSQLSPADWNRLPANRVDGFRNALLRHVGQVAIFESDRLAAAKKSKSLVASEFSRLDQLIEVAQRLVDDEPSSFIHNIQRQRARLADETLPANESRTIASESSSESDTEIYLDAIRLMKKERWTEAGHKLDRLSGKDSIPPELRWTGLGRSQYHAHQYDQAAASFTKSIERAPDSSRLRLLRGLCYLHLSRGDRAEAEFDAALDLDATNWQAETNRGLIRLSRDRIDEAIADFTNAMTHSPNRVHLLLLRSRAYRLQGDSVAADRDLVAVMNEKDLTAPSLLSRARAMESTNPSAALADLKAAEALDPNSADVLISIAELLTRKLNRDADAIPYLDRLIRNQPDNERGVSDRAVLLARLGRFNEADRDVREAIKPPNSARALYQLACASALMQERTFHIRSLSFLAQALQAGYDADRLDSDPDLEAIREMPGFQAIARTYQLGKLAKPARSSPRNRPDGIDSSNISTLVAD
- a CDS encoding tetratricopeptide repeat-containing sulfotransferase family protein — encoded protein: MLATSVIHPDHLDRLFVRACGLMDPSLSGTPADRLREARRRSRVDHTDAVANAVVAVWDLIEKRPKESLNYLLRFLGDADCIGIVLQVAGYACVLQDDLDQAALLLNRTVKLEPRAAECWTVLGRIASANRQPELAMERHQRAIAVSNATCASVLDLTHVFVRHRRLDDAIHTLRVALMRDRNNPQINRTLARLLRRRSIVLGRKNMRVAKQRIVRERLRCLQTANRAAPRSDSYIRQGRLEGQLEQFDRARQSYGHAVRLDPQSSFALTHLANANVDSGNISQAIEQFESAIDMDPHHAATHFRYTRTRKFKAEPKTSDYVTMLESRLKEPELPLRDRVHLEFALGKIFDDLGEYDRAWKHFDTANRLKPGHQRSLDSAESPKPRPASDRAPLKRIAEASISFFTPEFYRANANVGIRRDSVRPIFVVGMPRSGTTLTEQILTSHPAIAGAGELKTINNIRRTIENESNDARGIAHGPVSNYPKCLWDTDQYRIQRHANDYLDQLKTFGPNETFVTDKMPTNFMHLGLIALLFPNAIVIHCQRDPMDVLVSCYCQNLNPPFCDLESLSLYYRRYRQMMAHFEEALPIRIHNITYEETVADCERVARGMIDHCGLPWDPACIDFHENERSVHTPSKWQVRQPMYATSVQKWRRFEHHLQPILDSLHQPPLDI
- a CDS encoding matrixin family metalloprotease, whose protein sequence is MPRPKRLRRPHAANFETLESRTLLAAFGTPWPEPRDLTISFPADGVAIGNRVNDLAETLDQAGDTQQWQELILRAYQTWAIHADINIGLRNDFDVAFGSHGMTNNDPRFGEFRIGAFPQQGLLASSLPFQSVAGTYSGDLLLNSNQNFKLHDWNDDTGPDTTQWDPLDRDLFSVLLHESGNTLGVDDNLTEWSVMFGQYTVPKGLLSPEDISEIQSLYGLRSDPYEALSNDDVQMATLLPQPINFAPATDVVRTRASIVSATDIDHYKFVPATGQDSVTIKVKSAGISLLRSRLEVIDAAGEVLQSSAAASVFDNDHSITLTGINGSAEIMVRVLADDTDDVYSVGDYVLELDYRSAADQQLDHVPGDYASGADALFTGFDLADPEDVRQTIASADTVSSTIASTDRFEVISSVASAADADVWKIVAPDSARQSLQVSVSGVGQAHPEIMVRVIDSTGQQVGSSARLRNDGSWTVEVTSPTVGAEYFVRISIDPSSAVHVGNYVAVAEFITPSQQMNELVSGDASSEMDEFYRWTAGKSKLYRFDLSASDGSSTEGIRMRIYDAETSELRMVIGVQNDITRSGLAWLDQGDYLIRITAFEANDAPVDAIHFTLTCDGLSDDQDDDPYDPDTDPYYDAYYYEYNPAYYYYYYSTYEYYYNWDEYYEYDGDPDYQYYYTGEYP